A window of the Roseburia sp. 831b genome harbors these coding sequences:
- a CDS encoding amino acid ABC transporter ATP-binding protein, translating to MEELVKVNHLHKEYENHVVLKDISFSVKKGEVVVIIGPSGCGKSTLLRCLNGLEKIQGGVVTVDNLPVEPDSKEITKIRQKIGMVFQSYDLFPHKTVLENITLAPRKVQKRDKEEVTKEAIALLDKVGLADKKDYYPRQLSGGQKQRVAIVRALCMHPEVLLFDEVTAALDPEMVHEVLETMLELAKSGSTMLIVTHEMAFAKAVADRILFLDGGEIVKQTDDVAGFFANPQTERAKRFLKTFAYEE from the coding sequence ATGGAAGAATTAGTAAAAGTAAATCATTTACATAAAGAATATGAAAATCATGTCGTGCTAAAAGACATCAGCTTTTCCGTGAAAAAAGGGGAGGTAGTTGTCATTATCGGACCGTCCGGGTGCGGAAAAAGTACGCTTTTGCGCTGCCTGAACGGATTAGAAAAGATTCAGGGCGGTGTTGTCACAGTCGATAACCTTCCGGTGGAGCCGGACAGCAAGGAAATCACCAAAATTCGTCAGAAAATTGGAATGGTGTTCCAGTCCTACGACCTTTTCCCACATAAGACGGTGTTGGAAAATATAACGCTTGCGCCAAGAAAAGTACAAAAAAGGGACAAGGAAGAAGTGACAAAGGAAGCGATTGCCCTGCTCGATAAGGTTGGTCTTGCGGACAAAAAAGATTACTATCCAAGACAGCTTTCCGGTGGACAAAAGCAAAGGGTTGCGATTGTAAGAGCACTCTGCATGCACCCGGAAGTACTGCTTTTTGATGAAGTTACGGCGGCACTCGATCCGGAGATGGTACATGAAGTGCTTGAGACCATGCTAGAACTTGCCAAAAGTGGCTCTACCATGTTGATTGTCACGCATGAGATGGCATTTGCAAAAGCGGTCGCAGACCGGATTCTTTTCCTGGATGGAGGAGAGATTGTCAAACAGACCGACGACGTCGCAGGATTTTTTGCAAATCCGCAGACCGAAAGAGCAAAACGCTTCTTAAAAACGTTTGCCTATGAGGAGTAG